A window from Chitinophaga filiformis encodes these proteins:
- a CDS encoding Nif3-like dinuclear metal center hexameric protein: MPRENNTSINRRKFIAQVATAAGSAVVLASPFAGFAAGFSAGTMPVQERITVGQIMDLFIKQAPGAPFSNTVDTLKSGSRDVVVTGIVTTMFATVEVIRKAIALNANFIIAHEPTFYNHTDETAWLEKDDVYRYKAALLKKHNIVVWRNHDYIHGVKPDGVRKGLVDQLGWQRFEDSNHVIYNLSPAMTLKALIGNLKQKLNIEAVRYIGDPEQQCKKVLLLPGAYGGKNQIQSIGNTQPDVLVCGEVSEWETAEYVRDARAAGKQLSLIVLGHIVSEEPGSEFMAKWLQEKFPAIKTTHIPTGSSLSFL; encoded by the coding sequence ATGCCACGTGAGAACAATACATCCATTAATAGAAGGAAATTCATTGCACAGGTAGCGACAGCTGCGGGATCAGCTGTGGTACTGGCTTCTCCCTTTGCCGGTTTTGCTGCGGGTTTCAGTGCAGGGACCATGCCGGTACAGGAACGGATCACTGTGGGGCAGATAATGGACCTCTTTATAAAACAGGCGCCCGGCGCTCCTTTCTCCAATACTGTTGATACTTTAAAATCAGGAAGCAGGGATGTGGTGGTAACAGGCATCGTAACTACAATGTTCGCTACCGTCGAGGTGATCAGAAAGGCAATTGCACTGAACGCGAATTTTATCATTGCACACGAACCCACGTTCTATAATCATACTGATGAAACAGCATGGCTCGAAAAGGATGATGTGTACCGGTATAAAGCTGCCCTCTTAAAGAAGCACAACATTGTTGTATGGCGCAATCATGACTACATACACGGCGTAAAGCCTGATGGCGTGCGTAAAGGACTGGTAGACCAGCTGGGCTGGCAGCGTTTTGAAGATAGTAATCATGTTATCTATAACCTGTCGCCTGCTATGACACTGAAGGCATTGATAGGGAATCTGAAACAGAAACTGAATATTGAAGCCGTTCGGTATATTGGCGATCCTGAACAACAATGCAAAAAGGTATTGTTGCTACCCGGCGCCTATGGTGGCAAGAACCAGATACAAAGTATTGGCAATACGCAGCCGGATGTACTGGTATGTGGTGAAGTATCCGAGTGGGAGACCGCCGAATATGTACGTGATGCCCGGGCTGCCGGTAAACAATTGTCATTGATCGTACTTGGCCATATCGTGAGTGAGGAACCAGGATCCGAATTCATGGCCAAATGGCTGCAGGAAAAATTCCCTGCCATCAAAACGACGCATATCCCAACGGGTAGTTCCCTCTCATTTTTGTAA
- a CDS encoding glycoside hydrolase family 71/99-like protein yields MRTLLWACCALFLFACNKSSLEPQEHLSAHLNTKAAVAVSKSTSKKIFIHWMPWFETPASRGAWGYHWKMNTQNPDIIVNGKRQIAAYFYPKTGPYASGDPDIVEYQLLLMKYAGADGVFIDWPGTRQRYDYPDNLSNSNALISKLNAVGLQFSIVHEDRNWDPGMASGANGDFVYMQNNYFNQGNYLRNASNEPVVLNFGPITFHQPSEWNTILNGNNPRPKIIPLYGFTNEVGANNAGGEFPWIYQEHPGVVDRYYTQAAGFPLSIGVVYPGFRSFYAAGGADGPTWQIAYNGTATFSAMLDKALSSSVNIIQFATWNDYGEGTMIEPTDEFGYSFLTTMQQKLGVPYGQHELELIARLYGFRKQYAGNGTVQQQLNQVFTYLANLQVSNAENLLNSIGGPVNPGTGVLIKNKWLNTYLYEENGQVKYNGNSSGNQYRWVQETVNGHTRFKNLATGHYLNIEHLYNYVESTDVPNTFYSSYWLLESYNGYTRLKNEWQNTYLNLENQSGLAQCTNVPAYFESSQWTLQN; encoded by the coding sequence ATGAGAACTCTATTATGGGCCTGTTGCGCCCTGTTCCTGTTTGCGTGTAACAAATCGTCGCTCGAACCACAGGAACACTTATCTGCCCATCTGAACACCAAAGCTGCGGTGGCAGTCAGCAAATCCACGAGCAAAAAGATCTTTATCCATTGGATGCCCTGGTTTGAAACACCGGCATCCAGGGGGGCCTGGGGGTATCACTGGAAAATGAATACCCAGAACCCGGATATCATCGTTAATGGCAAAAGACAGATCGCCGCTTACTTTTATCCTAAAACAGGGCCATACGCTTCCGGCGATCCGGATATTGTCGAATATCAGTTGCTGTTGATGAAGTACGCCGGTGCAGATGGCGTATTCATAGACTGGCCGGGCACCCGCCAACGGTACGACTATCCCGATAACCTGAGCAATTCCAATGCCCTGATCAGTAAACTGAATGCCGTAGGGCTGCAATTCTCCATTGTACATGAGGACCGTAACTGGGACCCTGGTATGGCTTCCGGTGCCAACGGCGATTTTGTTTACATGCAGAACAACTATTTTAACCAGGGGAATTACCTGAGAAATGCTTCCAATGAACCTGTGGTATTGAATTTCGGCCCCATCACTTTTCATCAGCCTTCAGAATGGAATACGATCCTGAATGGTAATAACCCACGTCCGAAGATCATTCCGCTCTACGGATTCACAAACGAAGTAGGTGCTAACAACGCAGGTGGCGAATTCCCATGGATATACCAGGAACATCCCGGTGTGGTAGACCGTTACTATACGCAGGCAGCCGGTTTTCCGCTGTCTATAGGTGTGGTATATCCCGGTTTCCGGTCTTTCTACGCTGCCGGCGGCGCAGATGGCCCTACCTGGCAGATCGCGTATAACGGCACTGCTACCTTCTCTGCCATGCTGGACAAAGCGCTGAGCTCCAGTGTAAACATCATCCAGTTTGCGACCTGGAACGATTATGGCGAAGGCACTATGATTGAACCGACAGATGAATTTGGTTACTCCTTTCTGACCACCATGCAGCAGAAATTAGGCGTTCCCTATGGGCAGCACGAACTTGAGCTGATTGCCCGTTTATATGGCTTCAGAAAGCAGTATGCAGGCAATGGTACGGTACAGCAGCAACTGAACCAGGTATTCACTTACCTCGCCAATTTGCAGGTAAGCAATGCCGAGAACCTGTTGAACAGTATCGGGGGCCCTGTTAATCCGGGAACCGGCGTCCTTATCAAAAACAAATGGTTAAATACATACCTGTATGAAGAGAACGGACAGGTGAAGTACAACGGCAACAGCAGCGGTAACCAATACAGATGGGTACAGGAAACGGTGAACGGACATACCCGGTTTAAGAACCTGGCCACCGGTCATTACCTGAATATCGAACACCTGTACAACTATGTGGAGAGCACGGATGTTCCCAATACCTTCTACAGTAGCTATTGGTTACTGGAAAGCTATAACGGTTACACCCGTTTGAAGAACGAGTGGCAGAATACTTACCTGAACCTCGAAAATCAGAGCGGACTGGCACAATGTACCAACGTACCGGCTTACTTTGAAAGCAGCCAGTGGACATTACAGAACTAG
- a CDS encoding ABC transporter permease: protein MFRYYYKIAIRNLWRNKGFSAITIFGLAIGLATCLLITLFVTDELRYEYFNKKADRIYRIDADFLVNGSAFKERNTPSLLGPMLQQDYPQIENYVRFLQQQHILVKKGEETLMENNACFADSSVFDIFSLHMIAGNPITALRTPFSMVISESMAKKYFNSTDVVGKILHTDNINQYTITGVIKDVPPQSHLHFDFIRAMAQEEFSRQPEWMADNFVTYVQLRPGTTQAQLDKYLQQATKKYMENDLKKLTGSDLADLEKKGGHFRYKSIPLKKIHLYSDLTNEAEPSGNIQYVYIFIITAVIILLIACVNFMNLSTARSAGRAKEVGLRKVMGSQKSSLIIQFLAESILTSCCAMLIAIVLTALLIPYLNELSGKSLSINVTSLTWIIPVLLLIVIVVGLIAGSYPAFFLSSFEPVKVLKGKLSNGFKSSWLRNSLVIFQFAAAILLIVGTLVIYNQLSYIHNKQLGYNRQQVLVIENTQALWVHAKGFRDDVLKLPGVRAGTMTNTLPTDINMSTNIFSKDAARSPGQVTGIAEWYVDADYIPTLGMQMAQGRNFSPDMPTDTGSALIINETAARLFGFTDITDKYLYRGDQKMKIIGIVKDFNSGSLRSKIAPAVFTLGNYTGTMAFRINTKNIQQIISRIGELYHARPAMQGQPFRYTFLDDSFNRLYQAEERTGKLFISFAVLAILIASLGVFGLITYAAEQRTKEIGIRKVLGASVSGIVAMLSADFLKLIALAAVIATPLAWLLMNKWLQNFAYRVNISWAVFAVSIFLMAVITMLTISFKAIRAALVNPVRSLRSE, encoded by the coding sequence ATGTTCAGGTACTATTATAAGATCGCCATCCGCAACCTCTGGCGGAATAAAGGCTTTTCTGCCATTACCATATTCGGGTTAGCCATAGGACTGGCTACCTGCTTATTAATCACTTTATTTGTAACGGATGAGTTGAGGTATGAGTATTTCAATAAAAAGGCTGACCGCATTTACCGCATAGATGCCGACTTCCTCGTGAATGGCAGCGCATTTAAGGAGAGGAACACACCATCCCTGCTGGGCCCTATGCTGCAACAGGATTATCCGCAGATTGAAAATTACGTACGCTTTCTTCAGCAGCAACATATACTCGTTAAAAAGGGAGAAGAGACCTTGATGGAGAACAATGCCTGCTTTGCCGATTCCTCCGTATTTGACATCTTCAGCCTGCATATGATTGCCGGCAACCCAATTACAGCATTGCGCACGCCCTTCTCAATGGTCATTTCGGAGAGCATGGCGAAGAAATATTTCAACAGTACGGATGTTGTTGGCAAAATATTGCATACGGACAATATCAACCAGTATACGATCACAGGTGTGATCAAAGATGTTCCGCCACAATCCCATCTGCATTTTGATTTCATCAGGGCGATGGCACAGGAGGAATTCAGCAGGCAACCGGAATGGATGGCGGACAATTTCGTAACATATGTCCAGCTACGCCCGGGCACCACCCAGGCACAACTGGACAAGTACCTGCAGCAGGCGACCAAAAAGTATATGGAGAATGATCTTAAAAAACTGACCGGGAGCGACCTTGCAGACCTGGAAAAGAAAGGAGGACATTTCAGGTACAAATCCATTCCACTCAAGAAGATCCATCTCTACTCCGACCTGACCAATGAAGCAGAACCTTCAGGGAACATACAATACGTTTACATTTTCATCATCACTGCCGTTATCATCCTGCTGATCGCCTGTGTAAACTTTATGAACCTCTCTACCGCTCGCTCTGCAGGGAGGGCCAAGGAAGTAGGGTTACGCAAGGTAATGGGCTCACAGAAAAGCAGCCTGATAATACAGTTCCTGGCAGAATCCATCCTCACCAGCTGCTGCGCTATGCTCATTGCAATAGTCCTGACAGCCTTACTGATACCCTATCTGAATGAATTATCAGGAAAATCGCTCAGCATCAATGTGACATCCCTGACATGGATCATTCCTGTATTGTTGCTGATAGTGATCGTCGTAGGACTAATAGCCGGCAGTTATCCCGCCTTCTTCCTTTCCTCCTTTGAACCGGTGAAAGTATTGAAAGGGAAACTCTCTAACGGCTTTAAAAGCAGCTGGCTCAGGAACAGCCTGGTCATCTTCCAGTTTGCCGCGGCTATCCTGCTTATTGTTGGCACACTGGTTATCTACAATCAGTTGAGTTATATACACAATAAACAGCTGGGCTATAACCGGCAACAGGTGCTGGTCATAGAAAACACCCAGGCACTCTGGGTACACGCCAAAGGGTTCAGAGATGACGTATTGAAGCTACCCGGAGTAAGGGCAGGCACCATGACAAACACATTGCCTACCGACATTAACATGAGCACGAATATCTTCTCCAAAGATGCCGCCCGGAGCCCGGGGCAGGTAACCGGTATTGCCGAATGGTATGTAGATGCCGATTATATTCCCACACTAGGCATGCAGATGGCGCAAGGCAGGAACTTTTCGCCGGATATGCCTACCGATACCGGGTCAGCGCTTATTATCAATGAAACAGCAGCACGCCTGTTTGGATTTACGGATATCACTGACAAATATCTCTATCGTGGCGACCAGAAAATGAAGATCATCGGGATAGTAAAAGATTTTAATTCGGGTTCTCTACGCAGCAAGATTGCACCGGCGGTATTCACATTAGGTAACTATACAGGCACCATGGCATTCCGCATCAACACGAAAAATATCCAGCAGATCATCAGCAGGATCGGTGAGTTGTATCATGCCCGGCCGGCTATGCAGGGACAGCCTTTCAGATATACCTTCCTGGACGATAGCTTTAACAGGTTATACCAGGCAGAAGAACGCACAGGCAAGCTCTTTATCTCCTTTGCAGTACTGGCCATCCTGATCGCGTCCCTGGGCGTATTCGGACTTATTACCTATGCGGCAGAGCAACGTACCAAAGAGATCGGTATCCGCAAAGTATTGGGCGCATCGGTATCTGGTATTGTGGCGATGCTGTCGGCAGATTTCCTGAAGCTGATCGCACTCGCAGCCGTCATTGCTACGCCACTGGCCTGGCTGCTCATGAACAAATGGCTGCAGAATTTTGCATACCGCGTCAATATCAGTTGGGCAGTATTTGCGGTTTCTATCTTCCTGATGGCGGTCATCACTATGCTAACCATCAGCTTCAAAGCCATCAGAGCAGCCCTGGTCAATCCTGTAAGGAGTTTAAGATCTGAATGA
- a CDS encoding Gfo/Idh/MocA family protein: protein MKNTRRHFLQNFAVSAIGLTVLPRLGLAGKPDLYEQPYDGPVLRVAIMGLGSYGSRVAEAMQSCKKAKLVGVISGTPSKIKDWQGKYNIPEKNCYNYGNFDKIKDNPDIDAVYVITPNALHHDQVIRVAKAGKHVICEKPMALNAKEGQEMVDACRKANVKLLVGYRMHFEPHTLEVIRMRNAGEFGKVLFFQGLCGFKIGDPTQWRLNKQLAGGGSLMDIGIYAVNGARYMVGEEPVWVTAQETKTDHEKFKPGVDETIQFQLGFPSGVTASCLSTYSMNNLDKFFLNGEKGFAEMQPSTGYGPIKGRTHKGELNQPVVVHQTVQMEEMSDIILNGKQPVVPVNGEEGVKDLKIMDAIYQAAKTGEKVSLKL from the coding sequence ATGAAGAATACTAGAAGACACTTCCTACAAAATTTTGCTGTTTCTGCTATTGGATTGACTGTTCTTCCCCGCCTGGGACTGGCCGGGAAACCTGATCTATATGAGCAGCCGTATGATGGTCCCGTACTGCGGGTGGCTATTATGGGACTTGGCAGTTATGGCTCCCGGGTGGCGGAAGCGATGCAGTCCTGTAAGAAAGCCAAACTGGTAGGTGTGATCAGTGGTACACCTTCCAAGATCAAAGACTGGCAGGGGAAATATAATATTCCGGAGAAGAACTGTTACAATTACGGGAACTTTGATAAGATCAAGGACAACCCGGATATTGATGCTGTATATGTCATCACACCCAATGCCCTGCATCATGACCAGGTGATCCGTGTGGCAAAGGCGGGCAAACACGTGATCTGTGAAAAGCCGATGGCATTGAATGCAAAAGAAGGACAGGAAATGGTGGATGCCTGTCGCAAGGCAAACGTAAAACTGCTGGTAGGTTACCGTATGCACTTCGAGCCACACACGCTGGAAGTGATCCGTATGCGGAATGCCGGAGAGTTTGGGAAAGTGCTCTTCTTCCAGGGATTGTGCGGGTTTAAGATAGGTGATCCTACCCAATGGCGTTTGAATAAACAACTGGCCGGTGGTGGTTCATTAATGGACATCGGTATTTATGCCGTGAACGGTGCGCGTTACATGGTAGGAGAAGAACCTGTATGGGTAACCGCACAGGAGACTAAAACCGACCATGAGAAGTTCAAACCCGGTGTCGATGAAACCATCCAGTTCCAGCTGGGCTTCCCCAGCGGCGTGACTGCTTCCTGCCTGTCTACCTACAGTATGAACAACCTGGACAAATTCTTCCTGAACGGTGAAAAGGGATTTGCAGAGATGCAGCCGTCTACCGGTTACGGGCCTATCAAGGGCCGTACGCATAAAGGGGAATTGAATCAGCCTGTCGTGGTGCATCAGACAGTACAGATGGAAGAAATGTCTGATATTATCCTCAATGGTAAACAGCCTGTGGTGCCTGTAAACGGGGAGGAAGGGGTGAAAGACCTGAAGATCATGGATGCGATCTACCAGGCTGCGAAGACGGGTGAGAAAGTAAGTTTGAAATTATAA
- a CDS encoding DUF4342 domain-containing protein: protein MATKESFSLHGEHLLKKVKELIAEGNVRKITITDKSGKELMSFPLTIGVVGVLLAPVLAAVGALAALVGECTITVEREEEEAPKQE from the coding sequence ATGGCAACTAAAGAATCCTTCTCACTGCACGGCGAGCACCTGCTAAAAAAGGTAAAAGAACTCATTGCAGAAGGTAATGTAAGAAAGATCACTATTACGGATAAATCAGGTAAGGAACTGATGTCATTTCCCCTGACAATTGGCGTAGTAGGCGTATTGTTAGCACCCGTACTGGCAGCTGTAGGCGCATTGGCAGCGCTGGTGGGAGAATGTACTATCACGGTGGAAAGAGAGGAGGAGGAAGCGCCGAAACAGGAATGA
- a CDS encoding glycosyl hydrolase family 8 — translation MTKFYSLLVTSTLCVTSLLVQAQNKPFPQAVTYPNCIKPNNVTQAAMNASVASYYDYWKSKYLKNNLASLPGGYYVRGEISGDAEGFVPLGTSEGHGYGMVITALMAGYDPNAKTIYDGLYKTARAFHSSINTNLMGWVVADASGAQGHFDSATDGDIDIAYSLILAHYQWGSNGTINYLNEAKKMITNGLKAANVTTTNRLNLGDWDSKSALNTRPSDWMLSHLRAFYQETGDATWLNLINNLYAVYNQFSTTYSPSTGLISDFVVKNPPEPAPKNFIDEGPQTNEYNYNACRVPLRVVMDYALYGNTTAQSISNKIATWIIGKTGGNPANVKDGYQLNGTVSGSDPEAVFVAPFVAAAVVNSNNQAFVNSGWNFLKTAKSGYYSDTYSLLCQLFISGNWWKPEAGTTPPPPTCEPAVASSDDGNVAANVLDNNFATRWSANGDGQYIQLCLGTATTVSGVDIAFYNGNTRSALFDILTSTDGSAWTSAATGLRSSGTTTALETFTFTASSAKYVRIVGHGNTVNAWNSITEIKVRTSQSAAKLAALAPEKPSNTQFSIYPAPFSTNASVAFTLKDAGVTALTVYDINGKQVAAIFRENLSTGSYTRSFSASHLPAGVYIVKLIHNGIVTTKKVIKN, via the coding sequence ATGACTAAATTCTATTCATTACTGGTAACCAGCACCTTGTGTGTTACCAGCCTTCTTGTGCAGGCGCAGAACAAGCCTTTTCCACAGGCAGTCACCTATCCCAACTGTATCAAACCCAACAATGTTACGCAGGCGGCGATGAATGCCAGTGTGGCCAGTTACTATGATTACTGGAAATCAAAGTACCTGAAAAACAATCTTGCCTCTCTTCCCGGCGGTTATTACGTAAGAGGGGAGATCAGCGGGGATGCTGAAGGGTTTGTACCATTAGGCACCTCTGAAGGACACGGCTATGGCATGGTGATCACCGCCCTGATGGCCGGCTATGACCCTAACGCAAAAACTATTTATGACGGATTGTACAAAACTGCCCGAGCCTTCCACAGCAGTATCAACACCAACCTGATGGGATGGGTAGTGGCAGATGCCAGCGGCGCCCAGGGACATTTTGATTCCGCTACCGATGGCGATATTGACATTGCCTATTCACTGATCCTGGCCCACTATCAGTGGGGATCCAACGGTACTATCAACTATCTCAATGAAGCAAAGAAGATGATCACCAATGGCTTAAAAGCGGCCAATGTTACTACTACCAACCGCCTGAACCTGGGCGACTGGGATAGCAAGAGTGCATTGAACACCCGTCCTTCCGACTGGATGCTGAGCCACCTGCGTGCATTCTACCAGGAAACAGGCGATGCCACCTGGCTGAACCTCATCAACAACCTGTATGCGGTGTACAACCAGTTCAGTACTACCTACTCTCCTTCTACCGGTCTTATTTCCGATTTTGTGGTGAAGAACCCTCCGGAGCCGGCGCCTAAAAACTTTATTGATGAAGGTCCGCAAACAAACGAATATAACTATAATGCCTGCCGCGTGCCTTTACGTGTGGTAATGGACTATGCCCTGTATGGCAATACAACTGCGCAGAGCATTTCCAACAAGATCGCTACCTGGATCATTGGTAAAACGGGTGGTAATCCCGCAAATGTGAAAGACGGTTATCAGCTGAATGGCACAGTGTCCGGCAGTGATCCGGAGGCTGTATTCGTAGCGCCGTTTGTTGCAGCAGCAGTGGTGAACAGCAACAACCAGGCTTTCGTGAACAGCGGATGGAATTTCCTCAAGACAGCAAAATCAGGCTATTACAGCGATACTTACAGCCTGCTATGCCAGTTGTTCATCTCTGGCAACTGGTGGAAACCGGAAGCAGGTACTACTCCCCCACCACCCACCTGTGAACCCGCAGTTGCCAGCAGCGACGATGGTAACGTAGCAGCCAATGTACTGGACAATAACTTTGCCACCCGTTGGTCAGCCAACGGCGATGGTCAGTACATACAACTGTGTCTTGGTACTGCCACGACCGTCAGCGGGGTAGATATTGCCTTCTACAATGGTAACACCAGAAGTGCACTGTTTGACATTCTCACCAGCACCGACGGCAGCGCATGGACATCAGCTGCAACCGGCCTGCGTAGCAGTGGTACTACAACTGCGCTGGAAACCTTTACATTCACTGCCAGTTCTGCCAAATATGTGAGGATCGTAGGACATGGCAACACCGTGAATGCATGGAACAGTATTACCGAAATAAAGGTAAGGACCAGTCAGTCTGCAGCGAAACTAGCAGCGCTTGCGCCTGAAAAGCCATCCAATACACAGTTCAGCATCTACCCTGCACCATTCTCTACCAATGCCAGTGTTGCATTTACACTAAAAGATGCAGGCGTAACAGCGCTGACGGTTTATGACATCAATGGTAAACAGGTAGCAGCGATATTCAGGGAAAATCTTTCCACGGGCAGCTATACCAGGTCATTCTCTGCAAGTCATCTGCCTGCAGGCGTGTATATTGTTAAACTGATCCATAACGGAATCGTAACGACGAAGAAGGTCATCAAAAACTAA
- a CDS encoding MBL fold metallo-hydrolase yields MTMRSGILLLCFAALAGSLKAQISAPDTLKTAKGNLVIQPVEHASLVLSIGGTVIYADPAGKTSHFKGLPAPDIILITDIHGDHFDSAAIGSLKTSNTRLIVPQAVADKLPASYKPQVTVLKNFGVTTQNGITINAIPMYNLPETPDSKHPKGRGNGYIVTAGGTRIYISGDTQGIPEMRSLRNINVAFVCMNLPYTMDVAEAADAVLAFKPRIVYPYHYRGAKGLSDVNAFKGKVNAGNKNIEVRLRNWYPQP; encoded by the coding sequence ATGACCATGAGATCCGGTATACTATTACTATGCTTTGCCGCCCTTGCAGGCAGCCTGAAGGCCCAGATCAGTGCGCCCGATACTTTAAAGACAGCAAAAGGGAACCTGGTGATACAGCCGGTAGAACATGCCAGCCTGGTACTCTCGATAGGCGGTACTGTTATTTACGCAGATCCTGCCGGTAAAACAAGCCATTTTAAGGGCCTTCCTGCGCCTGATATCATCCTCATTACAGATATACATGGCGACCACTTCGATTCCGCTGCTATTGGTTCCCTGAAGACCAGCAATACCCGCCTGATCGTGCCGCAGGCAGTGGCCGACAAATTGCCGGCATCTTATAAGCCGCAGGTGACCGTATTAAAGAATTTCGGAGTAACTACCCAGAATGGTATTACAATCAATGCTATCCCCATGTATAACCTGCCGGAAACACCCGATTCCAAACATCCCAAAGGCCGGGGAAACGGGTATATCGTGACTGCCGGCGGCACCCGTATCTACATATCGGGCGATACGCAGGGTATCCCTGAAATGCGCTCCCTAAGAAATATCAATGTGGCCTTCGTATGTATGAACCTGCCTTATACCATGGACGTGGCAGAAGCAGCAGACGCTGTACTGGCCTTTAAACCACGGATCGTTTATCCCTATCACTACCGTGGTGCAAAGGGCTTAAGCGATGTGAATGCCTTTAAAGGAAAAGTGAATGCCGGGAACAAGAACATAGAAGTACGCCTGCGTAACTGGTATCCGCAGCCCTAG
- a CDS encoding alpha/beta hydrolase translates to MKTRSTSKWQLKSALFTVLALILSLVSVSSFAQNKTAKNIVLVHGAFVDGSGWKKVHDILVKKGYKVTIVQYPLTSLADDVAATKRILDRQDGPTVLVGHSWGGTIITEAGTHPNVASLVYVAAFQPDKGENTLQWATSLPGAPEAGILPPDEKGFLYYDIAKFHAGFAADLSKSEADFMAASQAPIFGASFTTPVADAAWKTKPAYAVVATEDKAIVPGIQRNMYKRAGDKVTEVKGSHAVFISQPEAVAKVIIAAAEGK, encoded by the coding sequence ATGAAAACAAGATCGACTTCAAAATGGCAATTAAAGAGCGCTTTGTTTACAGTATTGGCACTGATCCTGAGCCTCGTTTCCGTATCATCTTTTGCGCAGAACAAGACTGCCAAGAACATTGTACTTGTTCATGGTGCATTCGTAGATGGCTCCGGCTGGAAAAAAGTGCATGACATCTTAGTGAAGAAAGGATATAAAGTGACCATCGTGCAGTATCCGCTCACTTCCCTGGCAGATGACGTTGCAGCTACCAAACGTATACTGGACAGGCAGGATGGTCCTACCGTGCTGGTTGGTCATTCCTGGGGTGGCACCATCATCACCGAAGCCGGTACCCATCCGAATGTAGCATCTCTGGTATATGTGGCGGCTTTCCAGCCTGACAAAGGTGAAAATACGCTCCAGTGGGCAACTTCATTACCTGGTGCTCCTGAAGCAGGTATTCTGCCTCCGGATGAAAAAGGATTTCTGTACTATGATATCGCGAAGTTCCATGCTGGTTTCGCAGCAGATCTGAGCAAATCAGAAGCAGACTTTATGGCTGCATCACAGGCGCCCATCTTCGGTGCAAGTTTTACAACGCCGGTAGCTGATGCCGCATGGAAAACAAAACCAGCCTATGCAGTGGTTGCTACAGAAGATAAAGCCATTGTTCCCGGCATTCAACGTAACATGTACAAACGTGCAGGCGATAAAGTAACGGAAGTAAAGGGTAGTCACGCAGTATTCATTTCACAGCCCGAAGCAGTTGCAAAAGTGATCATAGCCGCGGCTGAAGGAAAATAG
- a CDS encoding helix-turn-helix domain-containing protein, with the protein MATTTTPALEIKNPVDGSMGFRMIHFEDNAYFKELQRVGYFSIIWFSEGEGQLKADFAEYNISKGSMLFFAPGQPFMISGAHMKGVMLNFHHDFFCVIKHHKEVACDGILFNNINQTPLVNIPAEEAPMIRLLITQVENELQVAGLAQHDLLISYLKILLINVTRIKVSQHDVKPPVTEQAGEPDALLQFKAYVDKHFREKHSAGEYADLLNMTVKNLGKIVKEYYGRTPTDMITERIIVEAKRDLYLTSKPIKEIAYDLGFKDEYHFSRYFKNAINTSPQAYRNSLKKAWN; encoded by the coding sequence ATGGCAACTACAACAACACCAGCGCTTGAGATCAAAAACCCTGTTGACGGCAGCATGGGTTTCAGAATGATACATTTTGAAGACAACGCATATTTTAAGGAACTGCAACGGGTTGGATATTTCTCCATTATATGGTTTTCTGAAGGAGAAGGGCAGCTGAAAGCCGATTTCGCGGAGTACAATATCTCCAAAGGATCGATGCTTTTCTTTGCCCCCGGCCAACCATTTATGATCAGTGGAGCACACATGAAAGGCGTGATGCTGAATTTCCACCACGACTTTTTTTGTGTTATCAAACATCATAAGGAAGTAGCGTGCGATGGCATCCTGTTTAATAATATTAACCAGACACCGCTGGTAAATATTCCTGCGGAGGAAGCGCCGATGATCAGGCTGCTGATCACACAGGTGGAGAATGAGCTGCAGGTAGCAGGGCTTGCCCAGCATGACCTGCTGATCTCTTATCTGAAGATATTGCTGATCAATGTAACGCGGATAAAGGTATCGCAGCACGACGTGAAGCCGCCTGTTACTGAACAAGCGGGCGAGCCGGACGCACTGCTGCAGTTCAAAGCCTATGTTGATAAACACTTCCGGGAGAAACACAGTGCCGGCGAATATGCTGACCTGCTGAATATGACCGTTAAAAACCTGGGAAAAATCGTGAAGGAATATTATGGCAGGACCCCGACCGACATGATCACAGAAAGGATCATCGTGGAAGCAAAGCGGGACCTGTACCTGACCTCCAAGCCCATTAAAGAGATCGCGTATGATCTTGGGTTTAAAGATGAATATCATTTTAGCAGGTATTTTAAGAATGCCATCAATACTTCACCGCAGGCTTACAGGAATTCCCTGAAAAAAGCATGGAACTGA